Within the Setaria viridis chromosome 3, Setaria_viridis_v4.0, whole genome shotgun sequence genome, the region CGCGCGACGCGAGAAGACGAGGTGAGAGAGACAGAGAGcggagaggggaaaaaaaaacccaacaCCCCCAGCCATCGTCGATACAAACGGAGGCGAAGAGATAgaggcgtcgccgccgccgccgccgccgccgcgccgcagccgccgtcccgcccgccCCCCAATTCGGCGCTCCGATCGCCGGatctcctcgccggcgcccgctGCCGGCAGCCCCGGGGGGTCCCCGATCGGCCCCTCCCCATGCCCGTGCCCCTCCGCGGGTTTCCTCGCGCGGGAGCAGGCgggtggcggccatggcggacCTCGCTTCGACCTGCAAGGTAGGCGCGCGCGCGCCAATTCTCCCCCGATCTCCGCCGATTCCGCGCGAATTCCCCAGGGGGGCTTGGTTGGTTTTACGGGATTTTCCGCGGCCGACTCCGCCCCCGACCCCGCCACCGTAGCTAATTCTGTGACGATTTTagagggatggatggatggattgtGGGAGTTCCGAGTTCCAGCGGTTTTGGTACCAGTGGCACTGGCACCTCGTGGTTTCTAGAAAAGAATGTGGAATTGCTTAGCCTGCCGTTTAGCTTGTTAGTCCACCGCCCACAGTAGTTCAGTCCTGGGTCTTGGAGCTATATGTGTTCTTAGGGGTGGTTCCGTACCGATTTAGCCTGCGAGTTAATTGCTCATGGATTGTGATTGGTAGGCTAGATTGGATCCCTCTGTTGCATGCTGCGATACTTACGTAAGCTACTCCAAGCTTGCTTACGCACTGAAATCTCTGTTCTTTTTAACTCACATGCGGTTCTAGAGTTGATAGTTCGCCTGTAGTTTTTGGCCACATCGATCCGACCCGAGAAGTCTGGTAGTCTGCTTCATGCACACATCATGCTATTGGATTACTCTTGAAGCTCAGTTGATCCTTTCCTTGTCCGTTGCAGGATAAACTTGCGTACTTTAGAATAAAGGAGCTCAAAGATATCTTAAATCAGCTGGGCTTACCGAAGCAGGGAAAGAAGCAGGTCAGcaaatgttttccttttttgtttccaCTTTTCCTACACTTCGTTTCACTTCTCCGGGCATGTACAATTTCTACTGAATGGAGGCATGGTATGCGAGCCTCCAGGGCGGACTCGCAGTCTAGTAATAAATCATTGTTGGGCTTGTCTGCTGCGTACAACTCGCTTTGGTGGTAACAATGGTTTTGCGGAAAGAACTTCAATCAGTATTGCTATTTCAACTCAACTTTGTTTTTATTGTATCTAATCCATTTTCCTAATCGTTGATTACAGGACCTAGTCGACAGGGTGTTGGCGCTGTTATCAGATGAGCAAGGTATGCCTGTCTTTTCTGCATATGCCTCTCTATATCTTTGCCTTAAACTACTGCATTTTTCAATGTTCAATATTGGATAGCCTTTCTTTTCAGTTGTGCTCAAGCCATTAGGTTTCACATCTGTGCCATTATAATTCAGTACGGATCATTTCTAAATCTATCGTCGATCAAGACTTCTTTATTAGAGCATCAGACAGTTTGCATTTTCTTCATCTGAACTGTTAAGTTTGTTCTTTCGATGAAATCTGGTTCTTAAGCTCTATTTGCTTGTTGCAGGTCAGCGCCATCTTGGATGGGGAAGGAAAAATGCTCTTACAAGGGAGGCGGTGGCAAAAGTTGTTGATGACACATACAGGTTAGATTCCATATGTTTGCCAAATTTTCAGGAGAAAATACTTACAGAGAGTAGGTTATGTCAGATGAAGTTATTGACTTAGTTTCTTTTGATGCCTTGATGCTTCCTTTAGCAGGAAAATGCAAGTTCAATGTGCTCCTGACCTAGCGTCTAGGAGCCACAGTGGATCAGATTTCAGTCATTTCAGGCCCAAAGAGGAAGCCAATGACTATTATCATGTGGAGTCTAAGGTCCGCTGCCTTTGCAGTAGTACCATGCTAAATGACAATATGATCAAGGTAgcatatccttttttttttcttttcatttgagAGGCACACGTTACGTGATACTATTTCTTTAACTACAACCAGTTTCTTTTGGTGTCATGTCCTTTGTTAATCTTTTATCTTGCATCTTGTTTTCTGCAGTGTGAAGATGCCAAATGCCAAGTGTGGCAGCATATGACCTGTGTACTCATTCCAGATAGGCCCACAGAGGGTGTTAGCCCTGAAGTTCCGcctcatttttattgtgaattgTGCCGACTGAGCCGGGCAGACCCGTATGTCCTGTTATGACTTGTTTGGTTTACTTTGTTTCCCTTTTATTTTTCAAGAGCAGCTGTTGTGGTGCCCAGCGATAGCTAAATGTAGTGAATCAACTTTGCTATGGTTTTCTTTCTTGTATGGTTTACTGTTTCTTTAGAATATGATCTTTTTCACCCACCATGGGCTTCTTAGAATCCCCTTTTGTTCTACTAATTTCTCCACCTGTGATATAATAATCGATTTTATGGCCTCTTGTTCAACAACCCAGGTTACTACCACTAGGCTAGTGCTTGCTTGGTTGCCTGATGATGCTCTTAGTTTGATATGTTTTTTATGTTGGTACCCAGATGAATGCTATTGAATTTGCCATTTTATTTAACAGGAGTATGCTATGCACCTATCCTTTTTTAAATGTATATTTACGTATTATGTGATATGTGAAAACACTCATTCCTTAGGTTAAGTAACACTGTTATTTGTATTTGCCTGAGTTTATAGTGTGCCTATTAAGCGTCTACTTATCTTTGCTTGGGTTGAACACGTTAATGGTTTATTTCCTTTTGCAACAAATATGACATGAAAATGAAATAGTCTGTTTTATTGAAGACTAAACATCTAGGCGTGTCTAGTTTTTTGTGCAATTGAAGTTGCTATGCCTTTTGGTCAGTGCCTCAAATGTATTATGACCAAAAGCCACTGGTGAAACTTTGTAAATCTATTTAGGTTCTCTGATCTTGGCAATTTACTTGAACAGCTTTACTTAAAAGTTCTAATTGTTTACTTCTGGGAATTGCAATTCTTGTTTGCATTATTTAATTTGACCCTTTGAATTTGCAGGTTTTGGCTGACTATAGGAAATCCATTACTCCCTGTGAAATTCATGTCTTCTGGTGTTGGAAATGATGGGTGGGTATATACTGGAACTTGTTTTGCTTGCCATATTTTCTCTTACAGCTGTCTTACGTAATGTGCAATGTGcctattcttttttttggagGTTGTCAATACCCGTACTTTTATGTTTGTCATAGttaatattaattttaactttgAGAAGGAAAGTTGATGCTGTATTGTTTTCAGTAGTTAATTTTTAGCCATATGTATATCTATTATCCTCTTGCTGCTGTGCTAGGCATAAATATATGCTTGTTATACAGTCAACATTTGCTAATATCTCCAACAGTCCTATAGGGGTTACTTCAGTTCAGAATCTTTTGTTAGTCATTAAATTCCATCGCAGATTTGATAATCCTCCCTGTCTTGATAATTGTTGATACAGCATAAAACCGTCCATTAATATTAATGTGTTAAAATGGTTAGCACTAATGCTCATTTGTATATAACTACAATCTATTGAATTGGTGTTAGAATGTTCTACATCTTTGAAAGTACAATATTTATCATCTTTGCTTCTTAATTGTTAAGATTCATTATTAGTGTGTCTTGGCATCCAAATGCATGGGACTAAGGCCGTCTGTAGTTGTGTTTTGGCACATCTATTAGATAATAGTGTTTCATTGAGTAGACTTAACTATTCTGCTATTTAATTTGTATTCTGGATTGATGTTGTTGGGTTACTTATGCATAAATGTGTTCTTGTGAAACCTTTTATATCTCTAGAACAAGTGTATCCCAAAGTGTGGAGAAGACCTTCCAACTTTCTCGATCAGATAGAGAAACAATTCAGAGACCAGAATTTGAGCTCCAGGTTTGCGCTCTCTTCTGCAAACTGAATTTCACTTGCCTAGATCCTGATAAAATATTGCACACTTAATTATGTTCTTTCTGCAACATAACATGGAATTTCTTTGATTTCTCATGTACCCCAATGATTTATATTTCACATCATTGTGAACTGTGTGTACCATATAGACTCGAGCATTGCACATTGAGAACATTTGCTTCTGTAAAAAAATCATgattccatggactaaagtttatcATGTCGTAGCAGGAAGACACTTGAACACTCTCACTGGCTCTGTTGTACTGCCTTGTTAACTAGAGATTATGTTTGTGGGTCTGGTGGACAGGTTTGGTGCATTCTTATAAATGACAAAGTCCAATTCAGGATGCAATGGCCTCAATATGCAGAATTGCAAGTGAATGGTAATGTTCAAAGTTTTCTTGTATAACTTGGATTTATTGAAATGCATTCAAACTGAAAACTTGGCCTATATGCTGTACAGCTGTAGTTGAGACACATACGATTAATTTACATCGATATCTGATGAAATTAAGGGATTTTCAGTTTGATCTTTGTTCCATTTGTTCAGGTATTCCTGTACGAGTAGTGACCAGACCTGGTTCGCAGTTACTAGGGATAAATGGACGGGATGACGGGCCACTGGTGAGTTAATTCTTACTTTGTCCCACTGGTAGGATCTAGATGCTGGTTGGATGGCGATGTTGTACTAGCCTTTGTTTCCTTGGAGGATGTTTTTAACCAACATTTCCGTCATCTTTTGATCATCAGGTCCTGTTCTGTTTGGTTCACTTACACCTTTAAAATGGATTCCCTTTAGAACAGAATATAAGCTTGTTTTTCATCTATTTGAAGTATGAGCTATGCTACGCTTCTGGTTTCTGCTGTTTTGAGGTCTCCTGTGTCTTGTAGCATTCTTTATAACTGTATGATACACTTATTAAGTTCTGAGCATACTGGCATTCTCAGACATTTAGCTACATGTATTTTGGCACTATACAGATTTCACTTAGTTTTCTTGTGCTTTCCTGAAGCCTGGAGTTATAAGTGTCGAAAAATTgcctttttttaataaaatagtGCAAGTTCATGATTCATAATGTATATCTACTCATGGAATACAGGAATAGTTACTTTATGGGAATCAGAAAATTCAAAGATAGGGACTGCTATATAAACTGCTTGCTAAGATACTGTATCACAAGTTCTTTCTAATCAGTAAAGCCTTGGAACCCTGTGTAGAATCGAGACTTGGTTGCATTTACAAAAGCAGCATGCTATATCAATTGTTAAGCAACTCTTCATTGGCTGAGTTGGCTTACTCATCACTACTTGGGTCAGATGCACACATTTTGGCCAAACCATCTACAGATATCAATGGAGAAGTTACAATATAGTACTGCTTCTTTGTTTCCTGTTGCCCCCACACTAGTTGCCAGCTCCAGTCCTGCTTTGCACACATGTTGCCAGCTCCGATCCTGCTTTTTTCTACACAATGTTTGTCATTAACTAGTGAAGCACATGGTTTACTTGTGCATGAGGCTGGGCATATCATGTCACTCAGAAGTGATCTGCTGCATGTGAGTGTGTGACAATGAGATTTATGGCCCAAAGAAGCTGTTTTTTTTGGCATAAATTGTCGTGCCTTGAATTGGCTGGGCTCACAAGTTTATATTCGATCATGGTACCCTGCATCATAGGTTTAGTAGGATTGTAAACCTAATGAATTGGATATGCAAACCATTGCCATACAGAATTGGATGCGCAATCAACAGCATCATGTTCCACGCAATAGTTAAACACCATTTTGATGGCACTATAAGCCATACAGAATCGGATATGCAATCAACAGCATCATGTTCCACACAATAATCTAACACCATTTTGATGGCATTATGATAAGAGATCATTTTTCACCATAGACGTAATAGTACATAGCCCTGGTGTTGATGTGAGGCATGTCAATGATGCAGTAGCCAATTTCTGGTTTTATCATGAAAGTTCCTAGTGCCAATGTAAAACATGCAATAAGGCAATATTTAAGTTAGCACTCTTCTATCTGTATCTGACATTCAGAGATATGAAGCAATTGGGTGTACGTTTCTAGTGGATGAAGCAAAGTTTCACTTTCGTAGTTTAGTTTGATCACAACATTGTATTACTTAGAATTTTGTTTCCCAAGTTCTCTGTTCATAGGTTCAACTTGTCATTCTTGTGTTTGCCCATTTGCAGGTAACCACATGCAGTCTAAGAGAAGGAATCAATAAAATCAGCTTATCAAGAGTTGATACTCGAACATTTTGCTTTGGAGTCCGAATTGTTAGGAGGAGGACTATTGCTCAGGTTTTGTTCATCTGATTTGCTACTTATCATGCAGTTGAAATGATTTATGGTATTATGTGATTTCCTGTTTTATAAGTAGTGCCTATATATTGACAACTTTTAGCTTGTTTCATGTTTAATATTATGTTTCAAACTTGAGTAGTGTAAATTATGTTAATTATGTGTTATGGACGAGCtaaccaaatgggtggaagttTTATGTATGAGTATCACAGTATCAACAACAGTTTGTTAATAATTCTTGTAAAAGCTCGCGCTGTTTTTTAATTTTGCTGTTTTTTAATGCTATGGCTAGATCATACCTATTACATTATTTACCATACCTACCCTCCTCTGACACTATTATTGATGTCCAGGTATTAAGCTTGATCCCAAAGGAAGGTGAAGGGGAGTCTTTTATGGATGCTCTTGCTCGTGTCCGGCGCTGTCTTGGAGGTGGAGGTGCTACAGATAATGCTGATAGTGACAGCGATCTGGAAGTGGTTACTGAATCTGTTACGGTCAACCTTCGTTGTCCTGTGAGTTTTCTTCTGCAGATATCcttttttgttgttgtagtttatttttaaaaaaaaggtgcTATCAGTACCATTTACCTTTTCCAGTTTTCTCTTCATAGGTAATTAGGTAATAGCAACCAGCCATGTTCTACCAGGGTTGTTGTTTTTGTGCTCAGCTAGCCTAGTAGTATTAGGAAAGAGTTGCAACTATTATGTACTAGTACATAGAAGCAAACATAAGCATTGTCATACGTGCTCTCCTTGCCAGCATATGTTTTCTGGTGGGCTATAGCTGGCATGTTGAGCTAAGCTTATGTGATGCTTTTTATTAGTGTGATTTGCAGTATTGGAATTTTATCTAACTTTTTTCCCAaatacattttatttttcagaATAGTGGATCCAGAATGAGGATTGCTGGAAGGTTCAAGCCTTGCGTTCACATGGGTTGTTTTGATCTTGAAACTTTTGTGGAACTGAATCAACGCTCTCGCAAGGTCAGAATTTGTGCCTGCAGAAGCACATCCAAATTTATATGTGCTGGCCTGTTTGAACATCTGTCCTAGCGGTGTTTTGGCCGAGGCCAGGCCTAATTTCTGCTTGCGCAATAAGAACATGGACCGGTCCGTAAACTTAAGTCAGAAATACCCCTAGATGCTATTAAATTGTATTGTTTTCTAGTAGGAGATGTTGGCCCAAACACTACCGAAGATACACGCAAACACACTTGTTTCACGCAGAAACATATACTACTTGCCGCAGCAACTTATCTGGAACTGATCCACTTGATCAGCTCCTTCCAAAGTGCCTATAGGTGCCTCAGGTTAGCCTACAAGCCTCTGGCTACAACAACAACTACACTCCAACCTGGGCAGTCCTCAAAGGCTACCTGCCAGCCAGCCAAACACTCTCTTCTTGAGTGTGGAGAGAACCACCAGACCACTCTCTTTGGTGCTGCTAGAACTCACAAGGGAGTCTATCCCTTCTCCTCTCTATTTATAGCGCTACTACACAGCCATAGTGGCTTACATGCCAAGGCTAAGGCTTGACTTGACTAGACTTGGTTCCTAAGGCAAAGACTAGACTTGGACCCTTAGTAATTTACATTTAGCTACTCAGCACTACTAGTCAAGATTACTGCTAACAAGAGATACAGTGTATTAAGAAAAAATGCTTTATTAATAATTTCATGGGCTTGATCAGGCCATGCTTGAGATGCATGCAAGGCTAGCCAAACTACGCTATTCCTGAACAGGTCTAATGTTCATGAATGGAGTAGGAAGGGGTTCTTTGGCTCTTGTGTAAGATGAGGGGACCATCCTTATTGCCTTTTATATCATGCCACTTCTGATGATTGAAATGATCATGTTTTTCTTTCACATGGTTTCATATTTTGTATCCTACCTCCCTGGTTGATCCTTTCTTACTTCTGTGCAGTGGCAGTGTCCAATATGTTTGAAGAATTACTCTATCGAGAACTTGATGATTGATCCTTATTTCAATCGGATTACTTCTTTGGTTGGTCTTTGCCACACATTTTCACATGCCTTTTGCTAGAATGTCATGTTTGttcattccttttttcattttgGATGTAGTTGCGCAATTGCAGTGAAGATGTTAATGAACTTGATGTTAAACCTGATGGGTCATGGCGTGTGAAGGGGGATGCTGCCACCAGAGAGCTATCTCAATGGCATATGCCTGATGGTACGCTTTGTGACTCACAGGAAGATACAAACCCTGGTGTGGAAAGTCTTAATGAATTCAAGAGAGAGGGTACTTCTGATGGACATAGAAGTCTTAAACTTGGAATCAAGAGAAATCCAAATGGAATATGGCAATTTAGCAGTAAGGCAGATGACAAGAAACCTTCTGTGGTTGGTAATCACATCCAGAACAACACTGGGTTTCCAGCACCAAACGCTATGATCAGTAGCCCCACTGGGAGTTACAAAGATGGAGAAGACGCAAGTGTGAACCAAGAAGGGGGTGGTATTCAATTTGATATATCACTGAACCAAGAGTTTGACAGTTTTCCTCGTAACTTTGGTCAGGCATACAATACAGAGGatagacagcagcagcagcagcaacagaatGCTGCAGATGTCATTGTTCTTAGTGATTCTGATGAAGAAAATGATGCTATTGTTCGCCCGCCAGCTGTCTATGAAAATACTGCTACAAATGGCAACAATTTTCCTTTTGCCACTAATGGTGCTAAATCTGGATATCCTGAAAGATACCAGGAGGATGCTGGCGTCGGTACAAGTGGCCTTGGTTTATTAAGCAGTAATGCTGGTGATTTTGAGATAAATAACTGGCAAATGCATTCTTATCCACAACCAGAGCAAGGGTTCCAGTTTTTTGGGACTGATACTGATGTTGCCAATCCTTTTGTTGCTTCACATAATTCCTTTAATATTGCACCAGAAGACTATTCTCTTGATTGTAATGTTGGCATAGAGGAGCCGTCAGCAGCTCACGATATTTCAATTATCCGGAACAGTAATGAAATGCATGGAAGCTTGGTTGGTAACCCATTGGCTTTAGCAGGCGATGATCCATCTTTGCAAATTTTGTTTCCAAGTCAACCTTCCACTGTTCCCCTTCAGGAAGAATTGAGCGAGCGTGCTAATGCTCCAAATGGGGTCCACCCTGATGATTGGAGGATCTCTCTTACACTTGCGGCAGGTGGAGGTGGCAATGAAGAGTCTACAAGTGTTGATGGTCTACAATCACAGCCAAAAGTTACATCTAAAGAGGCAGGGGTCGAGCCTTTAATTGATGCTGGTCTGTCTCCCTTTTTTGAATTTGattctttccttttttgttaTTGTTTTGTTCCTAAAGATAACGGTTTACTAcacttcctcttctttttgGTAGCCCGACAACCATTTTCAGGATCATCATGGTCAACTTTTCAAGGCAGGCATCTtaggtcatttttttttccatagaAGATGTGCAAAGTCTGATATTTTAAAACAAATCCGCGAAATTTATTGAATTCCCTAGTCACTTACTGGGAAAGAATTTTATCAACTTCAAGAATCAGCCTTTGATTACTTTTGGGTATTAGCTGCCATGTTGACGCCCCCCTTGCACTCAACATGATGTCTATATGCAAACTTATAACCTTGAACTGAATTTAATCTATACTGAATTTTCTGAAGATTTTCCATTTGTTACCAATTTATAATTGTTTAGCATGTGGACTGGTAATATCTGTAGGCTGTGGAGCATTACAATTTGCTGTGCTTGCACTTAAAACAGGTTCAATGATTCAATAATTACTAGAATATAAATAACTATGGAGCTTTAATGCGAGTCCATATTCTTTAAGCTGAATTTGTGGTATAAATTGAACGTTGATATTTTGAGTTTTTTACCTTCTAATTATTGCTGCTGCGTTCTCACCTTTGCCATTATACATGACATGTAGCCTTCAATTGTACATGTAACAGATTTGCTGGTTAATGTTATTGTTGTAACATTTTTGTTCTCGATTGCAGCTTCTGCTCTCCCAAGCACGAACAATGACAGATGCAATGGAGCGAATCTAAATCCAAGAAGgattgaaaatatattttctCATCCTCGCCAACCGCGGTCTGTTAGGCCTCGCCTGTGTTTATCATTAGATACTGATTCAGAGTAGCTTGGACAATGCATTGGAATTGCTGGGTTTGCTATTAATTTGGCAAAGTTGGCTTCCAGAATCTTGATTTTTTACTTTGGAGGGCTATCAGGTTATTCTGGTTGATACAAAGAGACACCAGTGTGGATGCTTTGTTGCCTCAACCTGGTGAGATCCAAGTGTTCTATACGATCCAAGTGGGATCTGCATAGAGTTCATCTGATGGTAAGGATAGGCGATCAGCTCTCTTTGGGTGATGGTTATAAGTTACTATATTTTATGAATTATGTTGCATTTTGTGAATCGACTGGTTGAGTGGTAACTAGACATGTTTAACACAGCATTGGTGATGGCCTACAAATTAAAAATAAAGTAGAGCTGGATAAATAAAAGTAAACAATAGCCGGTGGTACGATCTCATCACCAATTGAATCATCATGACCTAGGCTAACAATCTGGCCTCGAGACTCGAGTTTATTTTCATCTCTagacaaccccccccccccccccccccccccccccccccccccccccccaccgcGGTTAATCCATTCTTTCATACTTTGTTTATTGCTGCTTCCATTCAGTTTTATAAGGCGTAGTGTCACGACTGGATTTATATTCTGTGAGTTGTGTCACGACTGGATTTATATTTAAAATCAATGCTAATGATATGATTTTGTAACTATTAATAAAACTTTAACGGTATAATTTACGGTCAAATATCAGTCTTGCACGGTTTTAAACTATGCCTGGTAGAATGgagtattattttattttaaattcCCACAAAGATATCCTGGTTGCCCTTCCTTTAATTTTTCAATTTGTAGTGCAAATTTTATTTGTAAGTACAGAAATTGATTGCGACATCATCTTGCGTTATTCCAATGTAATTACCGTTTAGGACTGGAGGAGTCACGAATAGATGGCATTGCCTGATTGGAGGGTTTTGTATAGAAAACAAACCATGTAGCTCATGATTACAATATAGGTGTAAGCTGTGCCTGTCCATCTGCCTTAGAGGCAAAACTGTTAGCACCTGACTTGACATTTATCTAAATAGTAGGCTTTAACTGTTTATGTGAAATATGTTGATTCAAAATAGTTGTCTGATTGATTGTTTAGCATGAACTGAACCAAATGAGGATGCCTGTAGTTTCTTTTGCTATTTTGATGTTCAGGTGATGAAACCATGTGGTAACCGGTATATTTTCTGTATGCCAGGTTGGTACAGGATATTTTCTAACTGGGAGTGAAGGCTTAATGTGGCTAGCGGAGCAGGTTGTACATTTTTCCTGACATTTACTGGGTATAAGGAATAGGGGGGGCCATCGGTTGGCGCAAGACAAATACATGTGAATGTTTGTGTGTACCATCATTGTATTTAGGGTTTGGGTGCTAATTTAGATTGTTTATTACCCTGATGTTTGATGGAAAATAAATTATTCCTTGAAGTGGCGGTCAATAAACAGAGCCCTTCAGTTTTGACTTGGAGCTGCTGACCGTTAATATGTTTTGTGAAGAGGTTTTGTTCAGCTTAAGCTTCCGCGGAAGGGCAAATCAAACCAAAGTCATGGTTAGCAGAGGAATCAGCTTGCTGTGGAACGAGCATGTTGATGATTTTTTGTTTTTGATCTCCCAAATGGTAAGATTTGGCTTTACATCATGCTCAGATAGAGGAAATGTTTTTGGGTGCTCGTTTCTCAACATCACTGAACTGCGCGGGGTGGTGCCACAATATGGCTGTCTTTTCATTGGTCCGATACTCGGTTTACTCGGGGTGCAGTGCAGTTGCGCAGCTTATGAAATTACTAAGCTTGTTTTTTCAAACATAGGCGTTCTGGAGCATCTGCTGCTACCCATACATGTAGTTTTGTGAGCAAGGTCTGTCAGTTTTGTAAAGCCTAATTGTTGGAGCTGGCAGATAAATCATGGTCCGACCTGGGAACGGTGCGCCTAAGGCGTGCTTGAATAGTTGAATGTGTGGCAGAATTGACGAACATACGTGCATCTCTTTGATATCAGCTTGAGTCGATTGGTCGACGGGCAGGGAGGCCTCACCGGATAGAATGTCCTTGATGGCTGTTGCCTAACCGTCCCATCCAGGCAAAGGCCAGAGCCATCCAACTTGCACCTAGTGAGGCGTGGAAGGCAGCCTCGCGTTAAGTCTCGTAGATTTGCAACAGGGTGATTTTAGACGGTGCAAAATTAAGTGTGGCAGAACTGAGAATGTTTTGCTCTGTCCGGTGCTTTGTGGCCATCATCCTCAGTTGCCACTGCGTCTGTCTAGCAAACACTTCCTGTCGGTTCCACGGCCCCGCTGATCCGTTCGACTGAAAACGAGGAAATCACTCGGTGCAAGACTTCACCATGGTTACAGGGCAGGTGCCGGCTGGGGAAAAACGAAACCTACCCTTCATCAAGTGAGCAGATGGTACTCCCTCTTTTTTGATTTATAAAGGTATAAATACATATCAAGATTCAATTCTTACAATTTTTATCAATAATTtagtcatttttttttgcaaaacgtAAAGTTGAAATGGTTGGGTTtgtataatactccctccgtccaaaaaaaaaatcaattctaGCTATCTATCCGGAAGTGTATGTCCATATACATATCTATAATTGCATTCGTTTTGGGACAGAGGAAGTATATGATAAATGCATGATCAAAATATACTCTAGGAAATCATCCCTGAACCAATCCATGTGCATAAGATTAACATTTCCTTACCAAACTAATTTTGTGTACGAGTAAAAATGGGggtggaggggggggggggggggggggggcggtcgTAGAACTCCGATCCTTGACGCCACTTATGGTGAATTTGCCTCAAGAAATATAGTAGCAGCGCCGAACCCAACTCCCACCTCTGCAATATACCACCTC harbors:
- the LOC117847622 gene encoding E3 SUMO-protein ligase SIZ1 isoform X1 yields the protein MADLASTCKDKLAYFRIKELKDILNQLGLPKQGKKQDLVDRVLALLSDEQGQRHLGWGRKNALTREAVAKVVDDTYSRKMQVQCAPDLASRSHSGSDFSHFRPKEEANDYYHVESKVRCLCSSTMLNDNMIKCEDAKCQVWQHMTCVLIPDRPTEGVSPEVPPHFYCELCRLSRADPFWLTIGNPLLPVKFMSSGVGNDGTSVSQSVEKTFQLSRSDRETIQRPEFELQVWCILINDKVQFRMQWPQYAELQVNGIPVRVVTRPGSQLLGINGRDDGPLVTTCSLREGINKISLSRVDTRTFCFGVRIVRRRTIAQVLSLIPKEGEGESFMDALARVRRCLGGGGATDNADSDSDLEVVTESVTVNLRCPNSGSRMRIAGRFKPCVHMGCFDLETFVELNQRSRKWQCPICLKNYSIENLMIDPYFNRITSLLRNCSEDVNELDVKPDGSWRVKGDAATRELSQWHMPDGTLCDSQEDTNPGVESLNEFKREGTSDGHRSLKLGIKRNPNGIWQFSSKADDKKPSVVGNHIQNNTGFPAPNAMISSPTGSYKDGEDASVNQEGGGIQFDISLNQEFDSFPRNFGQAYNTEDRQQQQQQQNAADVIVLSDSDEENDAIVRPPAVYENTATNGNNFPFATNGAKSGYPERYQEDAGVGTSGLGLLSSNAGDFEINNWQMHSYPQPEQGFQFFGTDTDVANPFVASHNSFNIAPEDYSLDCNVGIEEPSAAHDISIIRNSNEMHGSLVGNPLALAGDDPSLQILFPSQPSTVPLQEELSERANAPNGVHPDDWRISLTLAAGGGGNEESTSVDGLQSQPKVTSKEAGVEPLIDAARQPFSGSSWSTFQASALPSTNNDRCNGANLNPRRIENIFSHPRQPRSVRPRLCLSLDTDSE
- the LOC117847622 gene encoding E3 SUMO-protein ligase SIZ1 isoform X5, whose amino-acid sequence is MADLASTCKDKLAYFRIKELKDILNQLGLPKQGKKQDLVDRVLALLSDEQGQRHLGWGRKNALTREAVAKVVDDTYSRKMQVQCAPDLASRSHSGSDFSHFRPKEEANDYYHVESKVRCLCSSTMLNDNMIKCEDAKCQVWQHMTCVLIPDRPTEGVSPEVPPHFYCELCRLSRADPFWLTIGNPLLPVKFMSSGVGNDGTSVSQSVEKTFQLSRSDRETIQRPEFELQVWCILINDKVQFRMQWPQYAELQVNGIPVRVVTRPGSQLLGINGRDDGPLVTTCSLREGINKISLSRVDTRTFCFGVRIVRRRTIAQVLSLIPKEGEGESFMDALARVRRCLGGGGATDNADSDSDLEVVTESVTVNLRCPNSGSRMRIAGRFKPCVHMGCFDLETFVELNQRSRKWQCPICLKNYSIENLMIDPYFNRITSLLRNCSEDVNELDVKPDGSWRVKGDAATRELSQWHMPDGTLCDSQEDTNPGVESLNEFKREGTSDGHRSLKLGIKRNPNGIWQFSSKADDKKPSVVGNHIQNNTGFPAPNAMISSPTGSYKDGEDASVNQEGGGIQFDISLNQEFDSFPRNFGQAYNTEDRQQQQQQQNAADVIVLSDSDEENDAIVRPPAVYENTATNGNNFPFATNGAKSGYPERYQEDAGVGTSGLGLLSSNAGDFEINNWQMHSYPQPEQGFQFFGTDTDVANPFVASHNSFNIAPEDYSLDCNVGIEEPSAAHDISIIRNSNEMHGSLVGNPLALAGDDPSLQILFPSQPSTVPLQEELSERANAPNGVHPDDWRISLTLAAGGGGNEESTSVDGLQSQPKVTSKEAGVEPLIDAARQPFSGSSWSTFQGRHLSFCSPKHEQ